One segment of Leptodactylus fuscus isolate aLepFus1 chromosome 7, aLepFus1.hap2, whole genome shotgun sequence DNA contains the following:
- the CDHR5 gene encoding cadherin-related family member 5: MGPLLALCILFLIPVGCFSQACRSENFLTSIREDEKPGTVVTPLIVEPDHTVEVDSQKFGISEINGSYFLVLIEEVDYQKDKLIEVLLRCKKNGQIVPGQTIFVQIINVNTKAPVFKETSYNFSILENTPVNTAIGPAIEAEDADGDTLYYEIISNDTNAAAYFRLTSVTYPVLLVNKPLDYDLYPQIHFNLTARDTQDPAEHPSFTATTSILINIIDADDKPPFFLPCTPIGTKLCLNNGYRSSINRSEIAAEPLQLLPGPLYAVDGDYGINDPVAYTIISGDGNNVFEINNITGNITMNKPIHTLGTVLLQVMAYQTNDILKYATTTVQIEVKEKNNFPPTFQKSNYDGTIPTTAENRSFVLDSSDQTRQLQVFAADADFPGGFNPAVVYRIENSTDFSVLRDGYILTNTIFTSPGTVMLLVNATDSTTSESTTAIVTIEITQVPTTTTTTTTTTTAPTTQLTSTINISAGASKTTTSSTRTTTSTTPGTGTTTTTTPSTLTTTSTTPGTGTTTTTTPSTRTTTSTTPGTGTTTTTTPSTRTTTSTTPGTGTTTTTTPSTLTTTSTTPGTGTTTTTTPSTRTTTSTTPGTGTTTTTTPSTLTTTSTTRGTGTTTTTTPSTHTTTSTTPGTGTTTTTTPSASTTTTTTPGTGTTTTTTPSTRTTTSTTRGTGTTTTTTPSTRTTTTTTPGTGTTTTTTPSTRTTISTTRGTGTTTTTTPSTRTTTTTTPGTGTEGLLPSNIYYTASDMAIVGATLGAVLVLSLVGMAFLIYKQYGNTIWRRGGGNNFGGPEDKTEQLINEEDDWDTTPPPNLESGKESYSNGVSSEGNLLSAAVVSTVLTNTAADSQPLEEAGQDSDSEDKKVKSILTKELKEDGGYKSVWFREDAAPEVMVIDGAENGEANDDSEEEFSSQQGADEEEDDEDDDELDPTFTLTNTESNNFTIL, encoded by the exons CTTGTAGGTCTGAAAATTTTCTGACATCTATAAGAGAGGATGAAAAACCAGGTACAGTGGTAACACCATTAATTGTAGAACCTGACCATACAGTGGAAGTTGACTCACAGAAATTCGGAATAAGTGAAATAAATGGAAGCTATTTCTTGGTTTTAATTGAAGAAGTAGACTATCAG AAGGACAAACTAATCGAGGTTTTACTCAGGTGCAAAAAAAATGGCCAGATT GTTCCCGGACAAACCATTTTTGTACAGATTATTAATGTTAATACCAAAGCACCAGTCTTCAAGGAAACCAGCTATAATTTCAGTATTCTTGAG AATACTCCAGTGAATACCGCCATTGGTCCTGCGATAGAAGCTGAAGATGCGGATGGGGATACGCTCTACTATGAAATAATTAGTAATGATACG AACGCAGCGGCTTATTTCAGACTAACATCAGTAACATATCCAGTATTACTGGTGAATAAACCTCTGGATTACGACCTGTACCCCCAAATACACTTTAATCTTACTGCACGG GACACTCAGGATCCTGCAGAACATCCCAGTTTCACTGCCACAACAtcaatacttattaatatcattgATGCAGATGATAAACCACCTTTCTTCCTGCCCTGCACGCCCATCGGGACAAAGCTCTGTCTTAACAATGGCTATAGAAGTAGTATAAACCGCTCCGAAATTGCA GCTGAGCCCTTACAGTTGCTGCCTGGTCCGCTATATGCTGTGGATGGAGATTATGGCATTAATGACCCGGTTGCCTACACTATAATCAGCG GGGATGGTAACAATGTATTTGAGATCAACAATATAACCGGAAATATAACAATGAACAAGCCAATACACACGCTGGGGACCGTCCTGCTGCAAGTTATG GCTTACCAGACTAATGATATATTGAAATATGCCACCACTACAGTCCAAATTGAAGTAAAAGAAAAGAACAATTTCCCGCCAACGTTTCAGAAGTCCAATTACGATGGAACCATCCCTACGACTGCAGAAAACAGAAGCTTTGTCCTGGATTCTAGTGACCAGACAAGACAACTCCAAGTGTTTGCCGCTGATGCAGATTTTCCAGGT GGATTCAATCCTGCTGTCGTATATAGGATAGAGAACAGCACAGATTTTAGTGTTCTCCGTGATGGATATATTTTAACTAACAccatattcacctctcctggcacTGTTATGTTACTA GTTAATGCAACTGATAGTACGACGTCTGAGAGCACCACGGCCATTGTTACTATTGAGATCACCCAAG TGCCCACAACAACTACCACCACCACAACAACCACTACAGCACCTACAACACAGCTTACCTCCACCATTAATATTAGTGCTGGGGCAAGCAAAACTACAACGTCTTCTACACGGACAACAACAAGTACCACTCCCGGAACAGGTACCACAACGACTACAACTCCCTCTACTCTGACAACAACAAGTACAACTCCTGGAACAGGTACCACAACGACTACAACTCCCTCTACTCGTACAACAACAAGTACCACTCCCGGAACAGGTACCACCACAACTACAACTCCCTCTACTCGTACAACAACAAGTACCACTCCCGGAACAGGTACCACAACGACTACAACTCCCTCTACTCTGACAACAACAAGTACCACTCCCGGAACAGGTACCACAACGACTACAACTCCCTCTACTCGTACAACAACAAGTACCACTCCTGGAACAGGTACCACAACAACTACAACTCCCTCTACTCTGACAACAACAAGTACTACTAGGGGAACAGGTACTACAACAACTACAACTCCCTCTACTCATACAACAACAAGTACCACTCCTGGAACGGGTACCACAACGACTACAACTCCCTCTGCTAGTACAACAACAACTACCACTCCTGGAACAggtaccactacaactacaactccctctACTCGTACAACAACAAGTACTACTAGGGGAACAGGTACCACAACGACTACAACTCCCTCTACTCGTACAACAACAACTACCACTCCTGGAACAggtaccactacaactacaactccctctACTCGTACAACAATAAGTACTACTAGGGGAACAGGTACCACAACGACTACAACTCCCTCTACTCGTACAACAACAACTACCACTCCTGGAACAg GTACTGAAGGACTATTACCAAGTAATATATATTATACCGCAAGCGACATGGCCATAGTTGGAGCTACCCTGGGAGCTGTTCTTGTTCTCAGCTTGGTTGGAATGGCTTTCCTCATTTACAAGCAATATGGAAACACAATATggagaagagggggaggaaat AATTTTGGTGGACCCGAAGATAAGACTGAACAGCTCATAAATGAGGAAGATGACTGGGATACAACACCACCTCCAAATCTGGAATCTGGCAAGGAAAGCTACAGTAATGGAGTCTCCTCTGAAGGTAACCTATTGTCCGCCGCAGTAGTAAGCACGGTCCTTACTAATACTGCAGCAGATAGTCAGCCATTGGAGGAAGCTGGCCAAGACTCGGATTCAGAAGACAAAAAGGTGAAGTCCATCCTAACTAAGGAATTGAAGGAAGATGGAGGTTACAAGTCAGTATGGTTCAGAGAGGACGCTGCCCCGGAAGTAATGGTGATTGACGGGGCTGAAAATGGAGAGGCAAATGATGATAGTGAAGAAGAATTCAGTAGTCAGCAGGGAGctgatgaggaggaggatgatgaagatgatgatgaactTGACCCGACATTCACCTTAACAAATACTGAGTCAAATAACTTTACCATTCTCTAA